Below is a genomic region from Isosphaeraceae bacterium EP7.
AGACGTGCGAGGCCTGGCTCCGGTTCCGGGAGACGGTCGTGGCAGTCGAGAAGGTCGGGCTGCTCGCCATGCTAGGCGAGGCCGCGGTGGCCGATCCCGGCGAGTCGCTCCTCGATCGGATGAGGTCCGCCGAGAGGGTACTCGCGAAAGTCGCCTTCGAGGCACGCACCCTAGGGGGCGTGATTGAGGCTCATCGGACTTCGGCCGAGGCCTCGATCGTGAAGCGAGCCGCCTCGGAAAAGGCGGAGGCTAGGCGACGGAAGAGGGCCGCCGGAGCCGGGAAGTCTTGACGGACGATCACCGCCCAGTGCAGTCCGGGATCGAGGCCGCCGCTTAAATTCGGGGCGTTTCCCGTCATCAATCGGTGAAGCCGGATGCCTAGCATCCGACTCTCCCCGATCCCGATGTGAGACCACCCCGGAGCACCGCCGCATGAGCCACGTCGTCACCGTCCAGGCCGAGGTCCGCGACCCGGTCGCCGTCGCCGCCTCCTGCCGCAGGCTCGGGCTGCCCGAGCCCGTCCGCGGCACCGCCCACCTGTTCGAGCGTCCCGCCGCCGGGCTGCTCGTCCGCCTGCCCGGCTGGCTCTACCCCTTGGTCGTCCAACCCGAGGACGGGCGGCTGGAGTACGACCACTACGAGGGCCGCTGGGGCGACCCCGCCCAGCTCGGCCGCTTCCTCCAGGCCTACGCCCTGGAGAAGGCCACCCTGGAGGCACGCAAACGCGGCCACTCCGTGCTCGAGACCCACCTGGCCGACAGCTCCGTCCGGCTGTCCATCCGCGTGGGGGCCGGCTCATGACCCGCTACATCGAGGTCACCGTCGACCCCCTCGGGCGCACGACGGTGCGCACCGCGGGCTTCGCCGGGCCGTCCTGCCGCGAGGCCTCGCGGTTCGTCGAGGCGGCCCTGGGCACGGCCACCGCCGAGGTGCTCACCGCCGAATTCCACCGGACGCAGCAGGCCGACCAGCCGCTGCGGCAGTCCAGCTGAACTCGGCCACGTCCCACCCTCGCCTCAATACCCCCATCTCCACATCACCGAGGAGTCTTTCCATGACGCTCTCCGAGCGCCTGTCCGAGTACGTGCGCGCCTGCTTCACCGGCCTCTGGGTCCGCTCCCGCGAGCACGCCGACGCCCTGGCCGAGATCGCCGCGATGTGCCGCGACAACGGCTGGTCCCTGGCCACCTGGGACGTCGAGCATGGGCTGAGCGTCGCCGGCCAGCCCGACGCACCGGCCGGCATGGCCGCCGATCCCCTGGCCGCCGTCCGCGCGATGGCCGCCCTGGCCACCCCCGGCGGCACGGCGCTGCTGGTGCTCGTCAACTTCCACCGCTTCCTCGCCTCCGCCGAGGTCGCCCAGGCCCTCGACGCCCAGGTCCACGCCGGCAGGCAGTCCCGCACCTTCGCCGTCATCCTGGCGCCGGTCGTCCAGCTGCCCGCCGAGCTGGAGACGCTCTTCGCCGTCGTCGACCACGAGCTGCCCGGCCGCGACCAGCTGGGGGCCATCGCCCGCGGGGTGGCCACCGAGCCCGGCGAGCTGCCCGACGGCGACGGCCTGGCCGCCGTGCTCGACGCGGCGGCGGGGCTGACGCGGCTGGAGGCGGAGAACGCCTTCAGCCTGTCGCTGGTCCGCCACGGCCGCCTGGCCCCCGAGGTCCTCTGGGAGCTGAAGGCCGCCTCGCTGGGGGCCTCGGGCCTGCTGTCGCTGCACCGCGGCGAGGGGTCGTTCGCCGACCTGGGCGGCCTGGACGCCCTGAAGCAGTTCTGCTCGCGGTCGCTGCGGCGGGGCGTGGGCCACGCGGAGGCCCTGCCGCGGGGCGTGCTGCTGCTGGGGGTGCCGGGCACGGGCAAGAGCGCCTTCGCCCGCGCCCTGGGCAACGAGACCGGCCGGCCGACGCTGACCCTCGACGTCGGGTCGCTGATGGGCTCGCTCGTCGGCCAGACCGAGGCGCAGGTGCGTCAGGCGTTGCAGGTCGCCGACGCGATGGCGCCGTGCATCCTCTTCTGCGACGAGCTGGAGAAGGGGCTGGCCGGCGTCGGCTCCGGCTCGCGCTCCGACGGCGGCGTCTCGGCGCGGCTCTTCGGCACGCTGCTGACCTGGATGGCCGACCGCAGGAGCGACGTCTACTTCGTCGGCACGGCCAACGACATCTCGGCGCTGCCGCCGGAGTTCGCCCGCGCCGAGCGGCTCGACGCGGTCTACTTCCTCGACCTGCCCGGGGCCGCCGAGAAGGAGGCGATCTGGCGGATGTACGCGGGCCGCTTCGGCCTCGACCCCGGGCAGCCGCGGCCCTCCGACCGCGACTGGACCGGGGCGGAGATCCGGGCGTGCTGCCGCCTGGCGGCGTTGCTGGAGGTGCCGCTGGCCGAGGCGGCGGCCAGCATCGTGCCGGTGGCCACCACCGCGGGCGAGTCGATCGAGCGGCTGCGGTCCTGGGCCGCCGGGCGCTGCCTGTCCGCCGACCGCCCCGGCCTCTACACCCGGGCCATCGCGGCCCCGGGTCGCACCGGCCGCGGCATCCGCCGCGCCGACCCGTCGTCCAACTGACCCCGAAGTCCCTTCCTTCAGGACGGGTCCCGTTCGATCGCATCAACCCCACCCCCGCCACCCGGGGCGCTCGGCCCGCACGCCGATTGCCCCTCCACATCACCAGGACAAGCACCCATGACCACGATGATCGACGATGTCAGGACCCAAGCACGGCCATCGGCCGCCGCCCCCGCGGCCGAGCGGCTGCGCGCCACCATGGCCGCCGCCCGCGTCTCGTTCACCTGGATGGGCACCCGCAAGGCCCTCTCCGCCGACCAGAACGCACGCGCCGCGGAGGCCTTCGGCGCCGAGGGACGGTCGCTGTCCGCCGGCAAGAAGCTCCTCGACACCGGCCACGAGGCCTTCCGCGCCGTCACCGCCATCCGCGGCCGCATCGACGCCTACTGGAAGGGCGTCTCGCTGCCGTTCCCCGAGCCCGGCGTGCGGCTCGTCCGCCACGCCGACCTGGAGGACTTCGCCGCCGCGATGGCCGCCTCCAGAGCCGAGCTCGACGCCGCGGTGGCCGCCCTCGACCGCCGCTACGCCGGCCTGGTCGCCGCCGCCCGGTTGCGGCTGGGCACGCTCTTCGACGCGGCCGACTACCCGGCCTCGCTGGCCGGCCTGTTCGCCGTGGAGTGGTCGTTCCCCTCCGTCGAGCCGCCGGAGTACCTCGCCGGGCTCTGCCCGGGGCTCTACGAGGCCGAGCGGGCCCGCGCCTCGGCGCGGTTCGAGGAGGCGGTGCAGCTGGCCGAGCGGGCCTTCGCCGAGGAGTTCGCCCGCCTGGTGGAGCACCTCTGCGAGCGGCTGGAGGGCCGCGACGGGTCGGGCCAACCCAAGGTCTTCCGCGACTCGGCGGTGGAGGGCCTGTCGGCGTTCTTCGGCCGATTCCGGGCGCTGAATGTCAGCTCCGACGCCCAGCTGGAGGAGCTCGTCGCCCGGGCCCAGCGGCTCGTCGGCGGCGTCTCGGCGCAGGACCTGCGCGACGGCGACGGCCTGCGTCGGCGCGTGGCCGAGGGCCTGGGGCGGGTGGGCCAGGGCCTCGACGGGCTGCTGGCGGACCGGCCGCGGCGGCGGATCGTCCGGTCGACCGCGTCCTCGGCGACGGGGGAGGCGTGA
It encodes:
- a CDS encoding AAA family ATPase, with translation MTLSERLSEYVRACFTGLWVRSREHADALAEIAAMCRDNGWSLATWDVEHGLSVAGQPDAPAGMAADPLAAVRAMAALATPGGTALLVLVNFHRFLASAEVAQALDAQVHAGRQSRTFAVILAPVVQLPAELETLFAVVDHELPGRDQLGAIARGVATEPGELPDGDGLAAVLDAAAGLTRLEAENAFSLSLVRHGRLAPEVLWELKAASLGASGLLSLHRGEGSFADLGGLDALKQFCSRSLRRGVGHAEALPRGVLLLGVPGTGKSAFARALGNETGRPTLTLDVGSLMGSLVGQTEAQVRQALQVADAMAPCILFCDELEKGLAGVGSGSRSDGGVSARLFGTLLTWMADRRSDVYFVGTANDISALPPEFARAERLDAVYFLDLPGAAEKEAIWRMYAGRFGLDPGQPRPSDRDWTGAEIRACCRLAALLEVPLAEAAASIVPVATTAGESIERLRSWAAGRCLSADRPGLYTRAIAAPGRTGRGIRRADPSSN
- a CDS encoding DUF2997 domain-containing protein; the encoded protein is MTRYIEVTVDPLGRTTVRTAGFAGPSCREASRFVEAALGTATAEVLTAEFHRTQQADQPLRQSS